A DNA window from Bacillota bacterium contains the following coding sequences:
- a CDS encoding thiolase family protein, producing the protein MGEPVIVEAVRTPFGRRDGVHRATHPDRLLALALQGLVERAGIEPVLLEDVITGCVTQAGEQGANVGRLATLLAGFPVEVPAVTLNRMCGSSQQAVHFAAQAVAAGDARFVVAAGVESMTRAPMFSDIQGGFERLDPDLRSRYELVHQGESAERMAERWGISREEADAFSAESHRRASAAAREGRNRELLPVPALDAEGRPVTVTRDEGVRDAVDLARMAALPTVFRPEGRGIVTAGNSSQIADGAAAVLVADREAARAEGLRVRARFLARVAVGDDPTLQLAGVIPATRKALERAGLSIRDLDWIEINEAFATVVLAWAREFEPDMSRVNPWGGAIAHGHPLGATGAGLMAKMLAGLEATGGRLGLQVMCIGHGMATATVLERL; encoded by the coding sequence ATGGGAGAGCCGGTGATCGTGGAGGCGGTGCGGACGCCCTTCGGGCGGCGGGACGGGGTGCACCGGGCGACGCACCCCGACAGGCTTCTCGCCCTGGCGCTCCAGGGGCTGGTGGAGCGCGCCGGGATCGAGCCGGTCCTGCTGGAGGACGTGATCACGGGCTGCGTCACCCAGGCGGGCGAGCAGGGTGCCAACGTGGGCCGGCTGGCCACGCTCCTGGCCGGCTTCCCGGTGGAGGTGCCGGCGGTGACGCTCAACCGCATGTGCGGCTCGAGCCAGCAGGCGGTCCACTTCGCCGCCCAGGCGGTGGCGGCGGGCGACGCCCGCTTCGTCGTCGCCGCCGGCGTGGAGAGCATGACGCGGGCGCCCATGTTCAGCGACATCCAGGGCGGCTTCGAGCGGCTCGACCCCGACCTGCGGAGCCGCTACGAGCTGGTCCACCAGGGCGAGAGCGCCGAGCGGATGGCGGAGCGCTGGGGCATCTCGCGCGAGGAAGCGGACGCCTTCTCGGCCGAGAGCCACCGGCGCGCCAGCGCCGCCGCCCGCGAGGGGCGGAACCGCGAGCTCCTGCCCGTGCCGGCTCTGGACGCCGAGGGGCGGCCCGTCACCGTCACCCGCGACGAGGGCGTCCGCGACGCCGTCGACCTCGCGCGCATGGCCGCCCTGCCCACCGTCTTCCGGCCGGAGGGGCGGGGCATCGTCACCGCCGGCAACTCGAGCCAGATCGCCGACGGCGCGGCGGCCGTCCTGGTGGCCGACCGCGAGGCGGCGCGGGCGGAGGGGTTGCGGGTGCGGGCGCGCTTCCTGGCGCGGGTGGCGGTGGGCGACGACCCCACGCTGCAGCTGGCGGGCGTCATCCCGGCCACCCGCAAGGCGCTGGAGCGGGCGGGTCTCTCGATCCGCGACCTGGACTGGATCGAGATCAACGAGGCCTTCGCCACGGTGGTGCTGGCCTGGGCGCGCGAGTTCGAGCCCGACATGAGCCGCGTCAACCCCTGGGGCGGCGCCATCGCCCACGGCCACCCGCTGGGCGCCACCGGCGCCGGCCTCATGGCGAAGATGCTGGCCGGCCTGGAGGCGACGGGCGGGCGGCTGGGGCTCCAGGTGATGTGCATCGGCCACGGCATGGCCACGGCGACCGTGCTGGAGCGGCTCTGA